The following are encoded together in the Oncorhynchus nerka isolate Pitt River linkage group LG23, Oner_Uvic_2.0, whole genome shotgun sequence genome:
- the aarsd1 gene encoding alanyl-tRNA editing protein Aarsd1 produces MAFQCQRDCYMQEFVTSVVACSPGEMKQEINGKKETVKGFNVKLQDTILFPEGGGQPDDHGLIGDVPVLRVTRQGAEAVHFVSSALEVGQEVQLKVDWERRFDHMQQHSGQHLITAIAESMFGYKTTSWELGRQRSTIELDTPSMKPAQMEALEAAVNEKIRAHVPVAVQVLSLDDPALEQVRSRGLPDDAAGPIRIIDIEGIDVNMCCGTHVSNLSHLQVIKLLGTEKGKKNKTNLLFLVGNRVLKYAEKSYSTERSLVSLLKTGPDDHVDTVDKIQKTVKGLQKSNLGLLRDVAVLIAQNFKSNPERGNFFTLHKKEGDNEFMSIIANEIGTEETLVFLTVGEEKGPGLFLLAGPSGKVSELGPRVLEMLQGKGAGKNGRFQGKVNSMARRGEVETLIQEHCKNEQ; encoded by the exons ATGGCGTTTCAGTGTCAAAGGGACTGTTACATGCAAGag tTTGTCACCTCAGTGGTGGCTTGCTCACCTGGTGAAATGAAACAAGAAATCAATGGCAAGAAAGAAACCGTTAAAGGCTTCAATGTCAAGCTCCAAGACACCATATTGTTTCCTGAGGGAGGTGGTCAG CCAGATGACCACGGGCTGATTGGAGATGTGCCGGTGCTGCGGGTGACGAGGCAGGGAGCTGAGGCTGTGCACTTTGTGAGTTCAGCTCTAGAGGTGGGCCAGGAGGTGCAGCTGAAGGTGGACTGGGAGCGGAGGTTTGACCACATGCAGCAACACTCAG GGCAACATCTAATCACAGCTATTGCAGAATCCATGTTTGGGTACAAGACCACATCCTG GGAGTTGGGGCGTCAGCGCAGCACCATAGAGCTGGACACTCCCTCCATGAAGCCTGCCCAGATGGAGGCCCTCGAGGCAGCAGTCAATGAGAAGATACGTGCTCATGTTCCCGTCGCTGTTCAGGTCCTCTCCTTAGATGACCCTGCATTGGAACAG GTGAGGAGTCGCGGTCTCCCGGACGACGCAGCGGGGCCTATCCGGATCATCGACATTGAGGGCATTGACGTCAACATGTGCTGTGGGACCCACGTGTCCAACCTCAGTCACTTACAG GTCATAAAACTCCTGGGGACTGAGAAAGGAAAGAAGAACAAAACTAATCTGTTATTTCTAGTGGGAAACCGGGTCCTGAAGTATGCTGAGAAAAGCTACAGCACAGAACGCTCACTGGTATCCCTCCTCAA AACGGGCCCAGATGATCATGTTGATACAGTGGACAAGATCCAGAAGACTGTTAAGGGTCTACAGAAA AGTAACCTGGGCCTACTGAGAGACGTGGCTGTTCTAATAGCCCAGAACTTCAAGTCCAACCCAGAGAGGGGCAACTTCTTTACCTTACACAA GAAGGAGGGTGACAACGAGTTCATGAGCATCATAGCCAATGAAATAGGCACTGAG GAGACGTTGGTTTTCCTGACTGTTGGAGAGGAGAAAGGACCAGGGCTGTTCCTGCTGGCAGGACCCAGTGGGAAAGTGTCTGAACTGGGACCACG AGTGCTGGAGATGCTCCAGGGCAAAGGGGCTGGGAAGAACGGGCGCTTCCAGGGCAAAGTAAACAGCATGGCACGCCGAGGGGAGGTGGAGACCCTAATACAGGAACACTGCAAGAACGAGCAGTAA
- the LOC115106445 gene encoding glucose-6-phosphatase catalytic subunit 1-like: MEAVTDAFQSYGVSTTNYLQTNYKDAQGLFLWVSWAADLRNTFFIFFPLWFHLRESVGIKLIWVAVIGDWLNLVFKWILFGERPYWWVHETPYYSNTTAPHIEQYPMTCETGPGSPSGHAMGAASIYYTLVTSILAIMLTKKKTRASTKGMYLRGTLWAFFWAVQVCVCLSRVFIAAHFPHQVICGVITGIVVAEAFNRTQWIYGASLKKYFYTTVFLLSFAVGFYVLLKALGVDLLWTLEKAQKWCVRAEWVHMDSTPFASLLRNMGTLFGLGLGMHSPLYTESKKNSSTPFRVGCIVTSLLLLHLFDSFKPPTHTAALFYLLSFCKSATVPLATVSIIPYCMSGALSSVQSKKHL, translated from the exons ATGGAGGCAGTCACGGATGCCTTTCAGAGCTATGGGGTGAGCACCACTAATTACCTCCAGACTAACTATAAGGATGCACAGGGTTTGTTCCTGTGGGTGTCCTGGGCTGCTGACCTCAGGAACACCTTCTTCATCTTCTTCCCCCTCTGGTTCCACCTGCGGGAGTCGGTGGGTATCAAACTCATCTGGGTGGCAGTGATCGGAGACTGGCTCAACCTGGTCTTCAAGTG GATTCTGTTTGGCGAGAGGCCGTATTGGTGGGTTCATGAAACACCTTACTACAGCAATACCACTGCACCTCACATTGAACAATACCCCATGACCTGTGAGACTGGCCCAG GCAGTCCCTCTGGCCACGCTATGGGAGCCGCAAGCATCTACTACACACTGGTCACCTCCATCCTAGCCATCATGCTGACCAAGAAGAAGACGAGAGCTTCCACCAAGGGCAT GTATCTGCGGGGCACTTTGTGGGCATTCTTCTGGGCAGtccaggtgtgtgtctgtctctccagagTCTTCATTGCTGCCCACTTCCCCCACCAAGTCATCTGTGGAGTCATCACAG GTATTGTTGTGGCCGAGGCCTTCAACAGAACCCAGTGGATCTACGGAGCCAGTCTGAAGAAGTACTTCTACACCACCGTTTTCCTGCTCTCCTTCGCTGTTGGCTTCTACGTGCTGCTGAAGGCTCTGGGCGTGGACCTGCTGTGGACCCTGGAGAAAGCCCAGAAGTGGTGTGTGAGGGCTGAATGGGTCCACATGGACTCCACTCCATTCGCCAGCCTCCTGCGCAACATGGGCACCCTGTTTGGCCTGGGCCTGGGCATGCATTCGCCCCTCTACACCGAGAGCAAGAAGAACAGCAGCACCCCCTTCAGGGTGGGATGTATCGTTACctcgctgctcctgctgcacctCTTTGACTCCTTCAAGCCCCCCACGCACACCGCCGCCCTCTTCTACCTTCTGTCTTTCTGTAAGAGCGCCACTGTCCCCTTGGCAACCGTGAGCATCATCCCCTACTGCATGTCAGGAGCATTGAGCAGCGTACAGAGCAAGAAGCATCTGTGA